Sequence from the Burkholderiaceae bacterium DAT-1 genome:
CGGGACGAAGCAGACCTGACACAACCGATTGTTTCTGTTTCGCTTGGTTTGTCCGCTCTGTTTCTATTTGGTGGATTGAGTCGCACCTCACCCACCCGAAAGGTACCGCTTGACCATGGTGATGTGGTGGTGTGGGGTGGCCCTTCACGCTTGGCTTTTCATGGTATTCAGCCACTTGCCGCCGGGCATCATCCCCTCACCGGGCCATATCGATTTAATCTAACGTTTCGCTACACGGCTTATGCATTCGGCACATCCCGCTAAGCACTACGGTGCTGATGCAGCCACAATTGCAAGTCTGCCACCACCGCTGCCGTGGCCTGATGCAGCTCGGGAAAAGTTGCACTCAGACAGGCTGCATCCCCTTGCTTGATCGCAATTTCTGCCCATTTCATGCGTTCAACAAAGGCTGGCTGAACCACCATGCCAAATGATCCCTTCAGCGCATGCATCGCCCGGAAAGCTGCATCGGCTTCGCCGGCCTGCCACAGATTTTCAACTTCCCGCATCTTGTTTATGGCCTGATTAGACAGATCAAACAGACTCAGAAACAGCTCGGCCCGGGTTTCCTCATCCAGTTCCAGCAAGGGCAGCAAGCCATCTGCGGTAAACAGACTATGCGCTTCGGGATGCGCCTGCGGGATCTCTCCCGCCGCTGCGACAGCCTCGGGCAGGAGAGCCCCCTCCGGCATCGGCCCCAGCTGCCGGATAATCGCCGCCAGCATCTGCTTGCCATCAATTGGCTTCGCGACCACATCATTCATGCCAATGGCCTTGTATGATGCTGTCTCTTCCTGCATCACCGCAGCGGTCATGGCGATGATTGGCACCGGGTCATGCAGCTGTTCGCGTATGGTTCGGGTGGCTGTGGTGCCATCCATAATGGGCATATGTACGTCCATGAGGACGACGTCGTAACCATGATCGCGTGCGGACAGACATTTCACTGCCTCGGCACCATCAACCGCCATGTCGATGTGCGCCCCGGTTCGCTCCAGCAAGCCCTTGGCGACGATGCGGTTCATTGGATTGTCTTCTACCAGCAGGATACGCACCCCGTCGAGGCGTTCCTCCTGTGCAACTTCAGGTTCATTGTTCTGCGTTTCGGTATGCTCGTGCGCAATGGCTTCGTACACTGCATCGCGCAAACTGGATGCCGTGACCGGCTTCACCAGCAGTCTGGCACCGGTCGCTGCCAGTGGATTACCCACCATCTGATCCAGTTCGTACGGGGTCAGCATCACAATAATCGGCACACTCCCAAGTGCCTGAAGCATGCCGAGCGCCTCCAATCCGAACGGCTGCACCCACGACCAATCCAGCAAAACGGCATCACAACTGGGCGCACTGGTGATATCAGCGACCACATCATCCGGCAATTGCGGACGGGCTGCGCCACTCACATGCGAATGCCATCCCCAGCCTCCCATATATACCGCAAGTGATGCTGCAGCATCCGGGTTATCGTCAAGAATCAATACCGAATAGGTTTTGCCATCGGTGCGGTGCTTGGCTGCTTCGGTGAGGGCGTGCGCAAACGGCAAGCTGACGCAGAACTCGCTGCCCTCGCCTTCGCGGCTATCTACTGTAATCTCGCCATGCATGAGTGAACTGAGTTGCTGGGTAATCGCCAGTCCGAGCCCTGTGCCACCAAACTTGCGCGTGGTAGAGACGTCTGCCTGGGTAAAGGGCGAGAACAGCCGTTCCTTCTGCTCTTCCGACATCCCGATACCCGTATCTCGCACCGAAAAGATCAAACGGGTACCTGCTTCGTCCGGCGTATTGTGTACCCGGATAAACATCGCAACCTGACCGTGATGAGTAAATTTAAGGGCATTACCGACCAGATTGATCAGCACCTGCTCCACACGCATCCCGTCACCCACCAGCTGCTCCGGCACGCCTGCGCCGATTCCGATGACCAGGTCGATATCTTTACTACGCGCCATGGCACTCATGATGGAGGCCACCGCGTTGACGATCTGGCTCACTTCAAAGGGGGCAGATTCAATTTCCAGGCGCCCCGCCTCGATCTTGGAGAAGTCGAGAATATCGTTGATCACATGCAGAAGCGCACTACCGGCGCCTTGAATCATATTGATGTACTTGCGCTGCTCCACATCGATTCGTGTACGTTCGAGCAATTGCGCGGCACCCAGCACGGCATTCATCGGCGTACGCAGCTCGTGGCTCATATTGGCCAGAAACAGCCCTTTGGCCTGACTTGCTGCTTCGGCCGCATTCTTTGCATCTTCGAGCTGCTGCGTGCGACTCTGCACGCGCTCTTCAAGTAAGGTATTACTTTTCTGCAGCTCGGTATTGAGTGTCAGAATCTGCGCTTCCACGTAGCGGCGTTGCAAACCCGCCATGGCTCGCTCGACCAGCTTTGCTACGTAACTGGCATGCAGCACATCCGAACGCTGCCAGTTACGCTGCTTGTCGATCGTACCGACCGCCAGCAAACCAATCACCTTATCGCCGGTGCGCAGTGGGACTTCCAGTACCGAACGCAGATCGACAAACCACTCGAGCTCGCTCAATTCCGAGCGGTATGGATGCAAGCGGCTATCGTGCACCACCAGTGGATCGCGCAAGGCACGCAGTTGATCCAGATACTGACTGAAACCCGCCAGCGTCAGTCGCGTACCCAGCGCATCCTCGGGATCGGCTGCGCGACACAGCAGCACGCCACCCTGAAATGTCCAGATCGATACGCGATCGACATCCAGAATGCGCTTGCTGGCCATACTGATCTGCTGCAAGACCTCGCGCCCCCCCTCGTCAATACTCGGGGTACACGACAATTCGAGGAGCAACTCGCCCGGCGGCTTCTTGCTGAGATCGTACTGATCAATATCACGAGTACGTTCCTTGGCCGTCAGCCTGTTCATCTCATCCGATGCTTTTTGATGCACGCGGGCAAAATGCAGCGCACGATCATACTGTGCGCGTTGCTCGTCAATCAGCGACAAGCGCAGACTAAACTTGGCCACCGCATTGAGCATGCGATTGGATTCGGCGTACTCAAGCGCATCGCAATAAATCCGGTACGCTTCATCAACCTGGCCACTGACTTCGTAAATCCGCCCCATGGTGTCGGCAGCGGCACTACGCAACCAGAGGTACTCACATTCGTCTGCCAGCGACAAGGCACGCTGTGCCATCTCGTGCGCAGAGGCAATATCCCCGGCCTCCAGGCGCAAATGCGCGAGATGCCAGAGTGCTTCGGCCTCATACTCATCAATCTGTCCCTGCCGCGCTTCAAGCAAGCCAATACGAAAATAGCTTTCTGCCTCTTCCGGGCGATCATTCAGATTCACCCCCATATTGATGGCGATTTTGGCAGCTAGGTAATGGTTAGGGAGCGGTAATTGGCGCTGTAAATGCCCGGCATCCTGATGAAAGCGGATAGCACGCTTCAGCTCACCGACAGCGCAATAAATCTGACCAAGCCCGAT
This genomic interval carries:
- a CDS encoding response regulator, whose protein sequence is MHNVLERIKAFSRAHPGMAIDRLASLESEALASGQYAVGLDALYERFFILERLGRFPECINDLYSGLSIAEQHSLPRQAAYLQLAIGRTLYTQGAYQDAINYWSRCIDTSELCRELYTGIEARIGLGQIYCAVGELKRAIRFHQDAGHLQRQLPLPNHYLAAKIAINMGVNLNDRPEEAESYFRIGLLEARQGQIDEYEAEALWHLAHLRLEAGDIASAHEMAQRALSLADECEYLWLRSAAADTMGRIYEVSGQVDEAYRIYCDALEYAESNRMLNAVAKFSLRLSLIDEQRAQYDRALHFARVHQKASDEMNRLTAKERTRDIDQYDLSKKPPGELLLELSCTPSIDEGGREVLQQISMASKRILDVDRVSIWTFQGGVLLCRAADPEDALGTRLTLAGFSQYLDQLRALRDPLVVHDSRLHPYRSELSELEWFVDLRSVLEVPLRTGDKVIGLLAVGTIDKQRNWQRSDVLHASYVAKLVERAMAGLQRRYVEAQILTLNTELQKSNTLLEERVQSRTQQLEDAKNAAEAASQAKGLFLANMSHELRTPMNAVLGAAQLLERTRIDVEQRKYINMIQGAGSALLHVINDILDFSKIEAGRLEIESAPFEVSQIVNAVASIMSAMARSKDIDLVIGIGAGVPEQLVGDGMRVEQVLINLVGNALKFTHHGQVAMFIRVHNTPDEAGTRLIFSVRDTGIGMSEEQKERLFSPFTQADVSTTRKFGGTGLGLAITQQLSSLMHGEITVDSREGEGSEFCVSLPFAHALTEAAKHRTDGKTYSVLILDDNPDAAASLAVYMGGWGWHSHVSGAARPQLPDDVVADITSAPSCDAVLLDWSWVQPFGLEALGMLQALGSVPIIVMLTPYELDQMVGNPLAATGARLLVKPVTASSLRDAVYEAIAHEHTETQNNEPEVAQEERLDGVRILLVEDNPMNRIVAKGLLERTGAHIDMAVDGAEAVKCLSARDHGYDVVLMDVHMPIMDGTTATRTIREQLHDPVPIIAMTAAVMQEETASYKAIGMNDVVAKPIDGKQMLAAIIRQLGPMPEGALLPEAVAAAGEIPQAHPEAHSLFTADGLLPLLELDEETRAELFLSLFDLSNQAINKMREVENLWQAGEADAAFRAMHALKGSFGMVVQPAFVERMKWAEIAIKQGDAACLSATFPELHQATAAVVADLQLWLHQHRSA